In Ruania zhangjianzhongii, the following proteins share a genomic window:
- a CDS encoding FAD-dependent oxidoreductase, translated as MTGIDSVAVIGGGIAGAATAIALTKAGIAATIYESRSVGTESTGTMLTLG; from the coding sequence ATGACCGGTATCGACTCGGTCGCGGTGATCGGCGGCGGTATCGCGGGTGCGGCCACGGCGATCGCTCTGACCAAGGCCGGCATCGCGGCCACGATCTATGAGTCACGCTCCGTGGGCACCGAGAGCACCGGCACCATGCTCACCCTCGGGTGA
- a CDS encoding N-acyl-D-amino-acid deacylase family protein codes for MGESHFAQRNSQADLRDPASPGTSAEPDLVIRGAQVLDGTGAPAVAADVAVSGGQIVAVGAVPRAGRTEIDARGLTLSPGFIDLHAHADLALLTAPERRSAITQGVTTEVIGQDGLSYAPTGAATRALVHERIHGWNGPPPPEGVHGDQVADFLAQISGAATNAAYLAPHGTIRAEVMGLSPRAASTAEIEAMCTLLEVALADGAVGLSAGLTYVPGVYATADELRALCAVVAAHGGYYAPHHRSYGRGALEAYAQCLDLARQTGVALHLTHAHLSFAVNRGRAAELLEMVDGAAREGLDVTMDTYPYAAGSSYLHSLLASAHQNGSSSELLALLGNETFRSQIAHELEVTGTDGSHGVPVDWSRIVISSSGHTDAIGRSIADLADAAGSRPVEVFAELVVDDELGTMCVVHEGDEANVRAIMAHPAQMAGSDGLLTGERPHPRAFGTFARYLGRYSRELGIVPLPQMVHKMTGAPAQRLGLPDRGRIAVGAQADLVCFDAETIIDHASYTDPRLPASGVEHVLVNGTAVLTGGTPTGARPGTALRRTDPSEVRTRYGPPSAAR; via the coding sequence ATGGGGGAAAGCCATTTTGCTCAGCGAAATTCGCAAGCGGACCTGCGCGATCCCGCCTCGCCCGGCACATCGGCTGAACCGGACCTCGTCATCCGCGGCGCACAGGTGCTCGATGGCACCGGGGCGCCGGCCGTCGCGGCCGATGTGGCCGTGTCCGGCGGACAGATCGTCGCCGTCGGTGCGGTGCCACGCGCGGGCCGCACCGAGATCGACGCGCGCGGACTGACCCTCTCCCCCGGGTTCATCGACCTGCATGCCCATGCGGACCTGGCGCTGCTGACCGCACCGGAGCGCCGGAGCGCGATCACCCAAGGGGTCACCACCGAGGTCATCGGCCAGGACGGCCTCTCCTACGCACCCACCGGCGCGGCCACCCGCGCACTGGTCCACGAGCGCATCCACGGGTGGAACGGCCCGCCGCCACCCGAGGGGGTCCACGGTGACCAGGTGGCGGACTTCCTCGCGCAGATCAGCGGCGCCGCCACCAACGCCGCCTATCTGGCGCCGCACGGCACGATCCGCGCCGAGGTGATGGGGCTGTCCCCCCGGGCCGCGAGCACAGCGGAGATCGAGGCGATGTGCACGCTGCTGGAGGTGGCCCTGGCCGACGGCGCGGTCGGACTGTCCGCCGGTCTCACCTACGTCCCGGGGGTCTACGCCACCGCGGACGAGCTGCGCGCTCTGTGCGCGGTGGTCGCCGCCCACGGCGGCTACTACGCCCCCCACCATCGCAGCTATGGCCGCGGCGCCCTCGAGGCGTATGCCCAGTGCCTGGACCTGGCCCGCCAGACCGGAGTGGCCCTGCACCTGACCCATGCCCACCTGAGCTTCGCCGTCAACCGTGGCAGAGCAGCGGAGCTGCTGGAGATGGTCGACGGCGCTGCTCGGGAGGGTCTGGACGTCACCATGGACACCTATCCTTACGCGGCAGGTTCCAGCTACTTGCACTCGCTGCTGGCCTCCGCCCACCAGAACGGCAGCAGTTCCGAACTGCTGGCGCTCCTGGGCAACGAGACGTTCCGCAGCCAGATCGCCCACGAGCTGGAGGTCACCGGCACCGATGGGTCGCACGGTGTCCCGGTGGACTGGAGCCGGATCGTGATCTCCTCCTCCGGTCATACCGACGCGATCGGGCGCTCGATCGCGGACCTGGCCGATGCCGCCGGCTCCCGCCCGGTCGAGGTGTTCGCCGAGCTGGTCGTCGACGACGAGCTCGGCACGATGTGCGTGGTGCACGAAGGGGACGAGGCCAATGTCCGCGCGATCATGGCGCACCCCGCGCAGATGGCCGGTAGCGACGGCCTGCTCACCGGCGAACGTCCGCATCCGCGGGCGTTCGGCACCTTTGCCCGCTACCTCGGCAGGTACTCGCGCGAACTCGGCATCGTGCCGCTGCCGCAGATGGTGCACAAGATGACCGGCGCACCGGCACAGCGGCTCGGTCTGCCCGACCGGGGTCGGATCGCGGTCGGCGCCCAGGCCGATCTGGTCTGTTTCGACGCCGAGACGATCATCGACCACGCCAGCTACACCGATCCTCGACTGCCGGCGTCCGGCGTCGAGCACGTCCTGGTGAACGGGACCGCAGTGCTCACCGGCGGCACACCGACCGGTGCCCGCCCCGGTACCGCCCTTCGGCGCACCGATCCTTCAGAGGTCCGCACCCGATACGGACCACCGTCGGCCGCACGTTGA
- a CDS encoding VIT1/CCC1 transporter family protein, producing MGAMSIRVNDISEPREDLATRLNWLRAGVLGANDGIVSVAAVVVGVAGVTNSTGPILVAGLAAVLGGAISMALGEYVSVSSQTDSQKAHGVDADDVVSPWHAALASAVAFLAGSVLPMLAILLPPPSVRVPVTFVAVLGALAITGAVGAWIGRANVTRAALRVVIGGALALAATFAVGSWLGSAGVLG from the coding sequence ATGGGTGCTATGAGCATCCGGGTGAACGACATCAGCGAACCACGCGAGGACCTCGCCACGCGGCTGAACTGGTTGCGTGCCGGGGTGCTCGGGGCGAACGACGGGATCGTCTCGGTCGCCGCCGTGGTGGTCGGGGTGGCCGGCGTGACAAACTCCACCGGCCCGATCCTGGTGGCCGGCCTGGCGGCTGTGCTCGGTGGTGCGATCTCGATGGCGCTGGGGGAGTACGTCTCCGTCTCCAGCCAGACTGACTCGCAGAAGGCCCACGGTGTCGACGCCGACGACGTGGTCAGCCCGTGGCACGCTGCACTGGCGTCCGCGGTGGCCTTCCTCGCCGGGTCGGTGCTGCCGATGCTGGCGATCCTGCTGCCGCCGCCGAGCGTGCGGGTCCCGGTGACCTTCGTCGCCGTGCTCGGTGCCTTGGCGATCACGGGCGCCGTCGGCGCCTGGATCGGCCGGGCGAACGTGACCCGCGCGGCGCTGCGAGTGGTGATCGGTGGAGCCCTGGCGCTGGCTGCGACGTTCGCGGTCGGTTCCTGGCTCGGGTCGGCCGGCGTGCTCGGCTGA
- the ngcE gene encoding N-acetylglucosamine/diacetylchitobiose ABC transporter substrate-binding protein — MTGTNSRTFDRRSVLRAGTGLPLGVLLASCASGGGSQTSDADDGEATGPVDPDNPFGVSAESAVEAVIFNGGYNVDYVEFAAEVMAEGFPDVTVDIAPATHLAQEMQPRFVAGDPPDLIQNSGANSIGMIQILDQLADLDDIVDAPNLEGETIRDTLYEGTLDSGVYDDRLLAINYVVTVYGLWYSKTLFDEHGWQPPVTWDDLAELGRLAQEEDLYLFCWGQESATYYQTLVIDSAIKEGGDEVRLPLENLEDGCWSHPAVQGVMTALKEIIDAGGFLPGGTGTHFTAAQAQWSQEQQALLYPAGSWIENEMREHTVDGFEMTGTPTPSLTADGAYPAAGIHSTPEVPLLVPADGANVAGGKELIRTMLSQEAAANFAAEKLAPTVVAGTVPEDGFGSTALASQTRMIEAAGSDVYTWSFVQRYGLNQEHLPIWNSFLDGRSTVAQLTEDLQTITDRVREDDAVEKIPVT, encoded by the coding sequence ATGACCGGAACGAACAGCAGAACCTTCGACCGCCGGAGCGTACTGAGAGCAGGCACCGGCCTACCGCTGGGTGTCCTGCTCGCCTCCTGTGCCTCAGGGGGCGGGTCGCAGACCTCCGATGCCGACGACGGAGAGGCCACCGGCCCGGTAGATCCCGACAACCCCTTCGGCGTCAGTGCGGAGTCGGCGGTGGAGGCGGTGATCTTCAACGGCGGGTACAACGTCGACTACGTCGAGTTCGCCGCCGAGGTGATGGCCGAGGGTTTCCCGGACGTCACCGTGGATATCGCACCCGCCACTCACCTCGCCCAGGAGATGCAGCCGCGGTTCGTGGCCGGCGACCCGCCGGATCTGATCCAGAACTCCGGGGCGAACTCGATCGGGATGATCCAGATCCTCGACCAGCTCGCCGACCTGGACGACATCGTCGATGCGCCGAACCTCGAGGGCGAGACGATCCGGGACACCCTGTACGAGGGCACCTTGGACTCGGGCGTCTACGACGATCGGCTGCTGGCGATCAACTACGTGGTCACTGTCTACGGCCTGTGGTACTCCAAGACTCTCTTCGACGAGCACGGTTGGCAGCCGCCGGTCACCTGGGACGACCTGGCCGAGCTGGGCCGGCTGGCACAGGAGGAGGACCTATACCTGTTCTGCTGGGGTCAGGAGTCGGCGACCTACTACCAGACGCTGGTGATCGACTCCGCCATCAAGGAAGGTGGCGACGAGGTCCGGCTGCCGTTGGAGAACCTCGAGGACGGGTGTTGGTCGCACCCGGCGGTGCAGGGGGTGATGACCGCACTGAAGGAGATCATCGACGCCGGTGGCTTCCTCCCCGGCGGGACCGGCACCCATTTCACCGCAGCCCAGGCCCAGTGGAGCCAGGAGCAGCAAGCACTGTTGTACCCAGCAGGTTCCTGGATCGAGAACGAGATGCGCGAGCACACCGTCGACGGTTTTGAGATGACCGGCACTCCCACTCCGTCACTGACCGCCGACGGCGCCTATCCCGCGGCCGGCATCCACTCCACACCGGAGGTGCCCCTGCTGGTCCCCGCCGACGGGGCGAACGTTGCCGGCGGCAAGGAGCTGATTCGCACGATGCTCTCCCAGGAGGCTGCGGCGAACTTCGCTGCGGAGAAGCTGGCGCCGACAGTGGTTGCCGGAACCGTTCCCGAGGACGGGTTCGGCTCCACCGCCCTCGCGTCGCAGACTCGGATGATCGAGGCCGCCGGTAGCGATGTGTACACCTGGAGCTTCGTCCAGCGGTACGGGTTGAACCAGGAGCACCTGCCGATCTGGAACTCCTTCCTCGACGGCCGGTCCACCGTTGCCCAGCTCACCGAGGATCTGCAGACGATCACCGATCGTGTCCGTGAGGACGATGCGGTGGAGAAGATCCCGGTGACCTGA
- a CDS encoding aldo/keto reductase has protein sequence MGIDAAGTIEIKDLGSVTRLGFGAMRITGKGIWGEPADPGAARAVVRHAVEQGVDFIDTADSYGPEVSERILAEVLTPYPQGLRIGTKAGQARTGPDQWVPLGRAEYLRQQVELSLRRLGVEALDLFQLHRIDPKVPTAEQFGVMADLQREGKVRALGLSEVSVAQIQEAEQHFTVASVQNRYNLSDRKSEDVLDYCAAQQIAFIPWAPLNAGREGEPGGVLDVAAKRLAVSQHQVALAWLLQHSPMMLPIPGTGSVAHLDENLAAADVVLDEEAVAALDAVA, from the coding sequence ATGGGAATCGACGCAGCCGGAACTATCGAGATCAAAGACCTGGGTTCGGTGACCCGCTTGGGCTTTGGCGCCATGCGGATCACCGGGAAGGGGATCTGGGGTGAGCCAGCGGACCCCGGCGCGGCACGCGCGGTGGTGCGTCACGCCGTCGAGCAGGGAGTGGACTTCATCGACACGGCCGACTCCTACGGGCCGGAGGTGAGCGAGCGCATCCTCGCCGAAGTGCTCACGCCCTATCCGCAGGGCCTGCGGATCGGGACCAAGGCCGGGCAGGCACGCACCGGCCCGGACCAGTGGGTCCCCCTGGGGCGGGCGGAGTACCTGCGCCAGCAGGTGGAGCTCAGTCTGCGCCGGCTCGGTGTCGAGGCTCTCGACCTGTTCCAGCTGCACCGCATCGACCCCAAGGTGCCTACCGCCGAACAGTTCGGGGTGATGGCCGACCTGCAGCGTGAGGGCAAGGTACGCGCCCTCGGGCTGTCTGAGGTCTCGGTGGCACAGATCCAGGAGGCGGAGCAGCACTTCACCGTCGCGTCGGTGCAGAACCGGTACAACCTCAGCGACCGCAAGTCCGAGGACGTCCTGGACTACTGCGCTGCGCAGCAGATTGCCTTCATCCCCTGGGCGCCGTTGAACGCCGGCCGGGAGGGTGAGCCCGGTGGGGTGCTGGACGTGGCCGCCAAGCGGCTGGCTGTCAGCCAGCACCAGGTAGCCCTGGCCTGGTTGCTGCAGCACTCGCCGATGATGCTGCCGATCCCGGGGACGGGTTCGGTGGCCCACCTCGACGAGAACCTTGCTGCCGCCGACGTCGTTCTGGACGAAGAGGCGGTAGCCGCATTGGATGCCGTGGCCTGA